One Parageobacillus sp. KH3-4 genomic region harbors:
- a CDS encoding replication initiation and membrane attachment family protein, giving the protein MEHHWKELIPVDRYTVRSNGVLHDFDRKVLTLLYQPLIGYRALSLYMTLWSELELLSEKETTHHSLMVLMQCNLKEIYEERLKLEGIGLLKTYVNREEPKLFIYELQPPLTPEQFFTDGMLNVFLYNRIGKHKFQELKQFFSTPSIDRAKFVPVTRAFHDVFASVHVEQMVAKMNEETQEDLRLVDGYEYIGRKENTYDLSDDVFDFELFFAGLSKYMVPKRAITPKVKEAIKKLAFLYGIGPLDMQKIVMSVIDPSDHIDIDALRKAVHEWYEFERGDSPPSLSSRVQPLPYRTMTNVEPKTKEELLMKQLETISPRQLLIEISGGAEPSMSDLRLIEDIMFQQQLLPGVVNVLIYYVMLRTDMKLTKSYVEKIASHWSRKNVKTVKEAMELAKQEAKTYQSWAKEKEKGKRTGRKAVRKELLPEWLNMDYSQNDDQDKDENVNIEAKRRELEERLKKYRDEQ; this is encoded by the coding sequence ATGGAACATCATTGGAAAGAGTTAATCCCTGTTGACCGCTATACGGTACGGAGCAATGGAGTGCTTCATGACTTTGACCGAAAAGTGCTCACACTGCTTTATCAACCGTTAATAGGGTATCGGGCCTTAAGCCTTTATATGACGTTATGGAGCGAATTGGAACTGCTTTCTGAAAAGGAAACGACCCATCATAGTCTGATGGTGCTGATGCAATGCAATTTAAAAGAAATTTACGAAGAACGTTTGAAACTGGAAGGCATCGGGCTATTAAAGACGTATGTAAATAGAGAAGAACCGAAACTATTTATTTATGAATTGCAGCCGCCGCTCACACCGGAACAATTTTTTACGGACGGAATGCTTAACGTTTTCCTCTATAACCGTATCGGCAAGCATAAGTTTCAGGAACTGAAACAATTTTTTTCCACCCCGTCTATTGACCGAGCAAAATTTGTTCCCGTTACTCGCGCGTTTCACGACGTATTTGCGTCTGTGCATGTCGAGCAAATGGTTGCGAAGATGAATGAAGAAACACAAGAAGATTTACGGCTTGTTGATGGGTATGAGTATATCGGCAGAAAAGAGAATACGTATGACCTTAGCGATGATGTATTTGACTTTGAACTGTTTTTTGCCGGTTTATCGAAATATATGGTACCAAAGCGGGCGATTACGCCAAAAGTAAAAGAAGCGATAAAAAAATTAGCGTTTTTATACGGCATCGGACCGCTTGATATGCAAAAAATTGTCATGAGCGTGATTGATCCGTCTGACCATATTGATATCGATGCATTGCGAAAAGCCGTCCATGAGTGGTATGAGTTTGAACGCGGCGACTCTCCTCCTAGCTTAAGTTCGCGCGTGCAGCCGCTTCCATATCGTACGATGACGAATGTCGAGCCGAAAACGAAAGAGGAACTACTGATGAAACAGCTGGAAACGATCTCCCCGCGCCAATTGTTAATCGAAATATCCGGGGGGGCCGAACCGTCGATGAGCGATTTGCGTCTAATTGAAGATATTATGTTCCAGCAACAATTGCTTCCTGGTGTGGTGAACGTGTTAATTTATTATGTCATGTTGCGCACCGATATGAAGTTGACCAAGTCGTATGTCGAAAAGATCGCCAGCCATTGGTCGCGGAAAAATGTGAAAACAGTCAAGGAAGCGATGGAGCTGGCAAAACAAGAAGCAAAAACATATCAAAGCTGGGCAAAGGAAAAGGAAAAGGGCAAAAGAACAGGCAGAAAAGCGGTGCGAAAAGAATTATTGCCAGAATGGCTCAATATGGATTATAGTCAAAACGATGATCAAGATAAGGATGAAAACGTGAATATTGAGGCAAAACGGCGGGAGCTAGAAGAACGATTAAAAAAATATCGCGACGAACAATAG
- the dnaI gene encoding primosomal protein DnaI: MERIDQLLNRLLGKKGFQQHYEQMKRRILSHPEIQAFLREHEQEITKEMVDRSLMKLHEFMEQSKNCGQCPSLDQCKNFLKGYHPRLVIKGTAIDVEYERCPAKVKYDERKRQESLIQSLFVPREILQASLSDIDLADEGRMKAIELADRFVSEYEPGKKMKGLYLYGSFGVGKTYILGAIANALAKKNVPSLIVYVPEFFRELKSSLQDQTINEKLDYVKKVPILMLDDIGAESMSSWVRDDLLGPILQYRMFENLPTFFTSNFDLQQLAHHLTYSQRGEEEQVKAARIMERIRYLAQPVEVKGKNRRLE; encoded by the coding sequence ATGGAACGAATCGATCAACTGTTAAATCGACTGCTTGGCAAGAAAGGCTTTCAGCAGCACTATGAGCAAATGAAGCGGCGAATTCTTTCACACCCAGAAATACAAGCGTTTTTGCGCGAACATGAACAGGAAATCACAAAGGAAATGGTGGACCGCAGTTTAATGAAGCTGCATGAGTTTATGGAGCAAAGCAAAAACTGCGGCCAGTGCCCAAGTTTGGACCAATGCAAAAATTTTTTAAAAGGATACCACCCTCGCCTTGTGATCAAAGGAACAGCCATTGATGTGGAGTATGAACGCTGCCCGGCAAAAGTAAAATATGATGAGCGAAAGCGGCAGGAGTCATTGATTCAAAGTTTGTTTGTTCCCCGCGAGATTTTGCAAGCGTCGCTTTCGGATATTGATCTTGCTGATGAGGGGCGAATGAAGGCGATTGAACTTGCCGATCGCTTTGTGTCGGAGTATGAGCCGGGAAAGAAAATGAAAGGACTTTATTTATACGGGTCGTTTGGCGTTGGAAAAACGTATATTCTTGGCGCGATCGCCAACGCCCTTGCGAAAAAAAACGTGCCGTCTCTTATTGTGTATGTGCCGGAGTTTTTCCGTGAGCTAAAAAGTTCGCTGCAAGACCAAACGATTAACGAAAAACTCGATTATGTCAAAAAAGTGCCGATTTTGATGCTTGATGATATCGGCGCAGAATCCATGTCGAGCTGGGTGCGCGACGATTTATTAGGTCCTATTTTGCAATACCGGATGTTCGAAAACTTGCCGACATTTTTTACATCGAACTTTGATTTGCAGCAACTAGCGCACCATTTGACATATTCGCAGCGCGGGGAAGAAGAACAAGTGAAAGCGGCGCGCATTATGGAGCGGATCCGCTATTTGGCGCAGCCGGTCGAAGTGAAAGGAAAAAACCGCCGGCTTGAATAG
- the ytxC gene encoding putative sporulation protein YtxC, whose protein sequence is MIEIYFEQAHDAEKLFCLLNKRQKKTTHPRFRTTYNGDSLVTIYIYGDTDEAISCDLIPAMTTLILHFIEDRLLLSIISNTFYFQDKEEQQQILQLAHSFLDGERYDYRTGKQPSVSRKTLIANALSQFLRDGLSFSFSSFVTFRLKSYMEQLQHYVELAIDEYKLEQEYQNFVQMLRDFVAAKRPKLPVIHLVHKSPSFLFFDEKLREITASELKQFIDRNLIVSQPMYIDSSLLAPLVSIAPSMIYLYTDHEEDGMVQTIQNVFQERIRLYRQSAFAKYRAIDAKQER, encoded by the coding sequence TTGATTGAAATTTATTTTGAACAGGCACATGACGCTGAGAAGTTGTTTTGTTTACTGAATAAAAGGCAGAAAAAAACGACTCATCCGCGCTTTCGAACAACATACAATGGAGATTCCCTCGTCACGATTTACATATATGGCGACACCGATGAAGCGATCTCATGCGATTTGATACCGGCAATGACAACATTGATTCTTCATTTTATCGAAGACCGGCTATTGTTATCGATTATTTCTAATACGTTTTATTTTCAAGATAAAGAAGAGCAGCAGCAAATTTTACAGCTTGCCCATTCGTTTCTGGATGGAGAGAGGTATGATTACCGAACGGGAAAACAACCTTCCGTTTCACGCAAAACATTGATTGCAAACGCGCTAAGTCAGTTTTTAAGAGACGGTCTCTCTTTTTCCTTTTCGTCCTTTGTCACCTTTCGCCTTAAATCGTATATGGAGCAGCTTCAACACTACGTCGAACTGGCGATTGACGAATATAAACTAGAGCAGGAATATCAAAATTTTGTACAAATGTTGCGCGATTTCGTAGCAGCAAAGCGGCCGAAATTGCCTGTCATCCATTTAGTCCATAAGTCGCCATCTTTTCTTTTTTTTGATGAAAAGTTACGGGAAATTACAGCGAGTGAATTAAAACAATTCATTGACCGCAATTTGATCGTCAGCCAACCTATGTATATTGATTCTTCTTTATTAGCGCCGCTCGTGTCTATCGCTCCCAGCATGATTTATTTATATACCGATCATGAGGAGGACGGCATGGTTCAAACGATTCAAAACGTATTTCAAGAACGAATCCGGCTCTATAGACAAAGCGCTTTTGCAAAATATCGAGCCATTGATGCAAAGCAGGAGAGATGA
- the thrS gene encoding threonine--tRNA ligase, with translation MAEMIRITFPDGAVKEFPKGTTTEQIAASISPGLKKKAIAGKLNDRLIDLRTPIQEDGAISIITQDMPEALDILRHSTAHLMAQAIKRLYKNVKLGVGPVIENGFYYDIDMEESLTPEDLPKIEQEMRKIVKENLEIVRKEVSREEAIRLYEEIGDNLKLELINDIPEGETISIYEQGEFFDLCRGVHVPSTGKIKEFKLLNISGAYWRGDSKNKMLQRIYGTAFFKKEDLDEYLRLLQEAKERDHRKLGKELELFMTSQKIGQGLPLWLPKGATIRRIIERYIVDKEIELGYQHVYTPVLGSVELYKTSGHWDHYKDNMFPPMEMDNEQLVLRPMNCPHHMMIYKNKIHSYRELPIRIAELGTMHRYEMSGALSGLQRVRGMTLNDAHIFVRPDQIKDEFKRVVNLILEVYKDFGLNDYSFRLSYRDPHDKEKYYDDDEMWEKAQSMLREAMDELGLEYYEAEGEAAFYGPKLDVQVRTALGKDETLSTVQLDFLMPERFDLTYIGEDGKPHRPVVIHRGVVSTMERFVAFLIEEYKGAFPTWLAPVQVKVIPVSPEAHLDYAYEVKEALQAKGFRVEVDERDEKISYKIREAQIQKIPYMLVVGDREMAEGAVNVRKYGEQKSETVALDGFIASLQEEVRRK, from the coding sequence ATGGCGGAAATGATTCGCATTACATTTCCTGACGGAGCGGTAAAGGAGTTTCCAAAAGGGACAACGACGGAACAAATCGCTGCATCGATTAGCCCGGGTTTAAAGAAAAAAGCGATTGCTGGAAAACTGAACGATCGTTTGATCGATTTGCGCACCCCAATTCAGGAAGATGGGGCGATTTCGATCATTACGCAAGATATGCCGGAAGCGCTTGACATTTTGCGCCATAGCACGGCCCATTTAATGGCACAGGCGATTAAGCGCCTTTATAAAAACGTCAAACTCGGCGTCGGTCCGGTCATTGAAAACGGCTTCTATTACGATATCGATATGGAAGAATCGCTAACTCCGGAAGACTTGCCGAAAATTGAACAAGAAATGCGGAAAATTGTGAAAGAAAACTTGGAAATCGTCCGGAAAGAAGTAAGCCGCGAGGAAGCGATCCGTCTTTATGAGGAAATCGGCGACAATTTAAAACTCGAATTAATTAACGATATCCCGGAAGGAGAAACGATCTCCATTTACGAACAAGGCGAATTTTTTGATCTTTGCCGCGGTGTCCATGTTCCGTCGACAGGGAAAATTAAAGAATTTAAGCTGCTGAACATCTCAGGAGCATACTGGCGCGGCGACAGCAAAAATAAAATGCTGCAGCGCATTTATGGAACGGCGTTCTTTAAAAAAGAAGATTTGGATGAATACCTGCGTTTATTGCAGGAAGCGAAAGAGCGCGACCATCGCAAATTAGGAAAAGAGCTTGAATTGTTTATGACTTCGCAAAAAATCGGACAAGGCCTGCCGCTCTGGCTGCCGAAAGGGGCGACGATTCGCCGCATTATCGAGCGCTATATTGTCGATAAGGAAATTGAGCTCGGCTATCAGCACGTCTATACGCCGGTGCTCGGCAGCGTCGAGTTGTATAAAACTTCTGGACACTGGGATCATTACAAAGATAACATGTTCCCGCCGATGGAAATGGATAATGAGCAGCTTGTGCTACGCCCAATGAACTGTCCGCATCATATGATGATTTATAAAAATAAAATTCATAGCTACCGCGAGCTGCCGATCCGCATCGCAGAGCTCGGCACGATGCATCGCTACGAAATGTCCGGAGCGCTTTCCGGCTTGCAGCGCGTCCGGGGCATGACGCTGAATGATGCCCATATCTTTGTTCGTCCGGACCAGATTAAAGACGAATTTAAGCGCGTTGTGAACTTAATTTTGGAAGTATACAAAGATTTTGGCTTAAATGACTATTCGTTCCGCCTTTCTTACCGCGATCCGCACGATAAAGAAAAATATTACGATGATGATGAAATGTGGGAAAAAGCACAAAGCATGCTGCGTGAAGCGATGGATGAATTGGGGTTAGAATATTACGAAGCGGAAGGAGAAGCGGCGTTTTACGGTCCGAAATTGGACGTACAAGTGCGCACAGCGCTTGGAAAAGACGAAACATTGTCAACGGTGCAACTTGACTTTTTAATGCCGGAACGCTTCGATTTAACATACATCGGCGAAGACGGCAAACCGCATCGCCCGGTTGTCATCCATCGCGGCGTCGTTTCGACGATGGAACGGTTCGTCGCCTTCTTAATTGAAGAATATAAAGGAGCATTTCCGACTTGGCTCGCGCCTGTGCAAGTGAAAGTCATTCCGGTATCGCCGGAGGCGCATCTCGACTATGCATACGAAGTAAAAGAAGCGCTGCAAGCGAAAGGATTCCGCGTTGAAGTCGATGAACGCGACGAAAAAATTAGTTATAAAATTCGCGAAGCACAAATCCAAAAAATTCCTTACATGCTTGTCGTCGGTGACAGGGAAATGGCAGAAGGCGCCGTCAACGTCCGCAAATACGGCGAACAAAAAAGCGAAACAGTGGCGCTTGATGGCTTTATTGCTTCCTTACAGGAAGAAGTGCGGCGAAAATAG
- a CDS encoding aspartate aminotransferase family protein, giving the protein MAIPESEFLLSNLTPKSAEYYQKACEIIPGGVTANIKYFTPHPIVMAKGKGSKLYDLDGNEYIDYLLSYGALILGHGHPDVLHAVESQIKEAGTTIFGTPHELETIMAQTLIDLYPGIEMVRYTNSGLEATLLAIRIAMAYTGKKKLAKFEGHYHGGYDQVLLSVNPNLNKAGEPHQPQAVPESPGIPDYYVQNTIILPFNDIEATESILRTHKSDIAAVILEPVQGGFIPAEPAFMKKLRKLTEELDIVLIFDEVKTGFRVSLGGAQEVYGVKPDLTALGKVLGGGFPIGAVGGKRDIMMISAPNRGRDLLAFGEDSDVKKDPLFHSGTYNGHPTVLAAGLATIKALKQDGVMDLLFNNTNILRQQLETLYHSYGFKMQTIGMGSIFNIILTDKPIRNYRDMFHADMTLRKKIDYELLKAGVYIKPLNRYSMSIVHDEKDIERTIEAHEIALKNATKL; this is encoded by the coding sequence ATGGCTATTCCGGAGAGTGAATTTTTGTTATCTAATTTGACACCAAAATCAGCAGAGTATTATCAAAAAGCATGTGAAATTATCCCAGGAGGAGTAACCGCTAATATTAAATATTTCACGCCACATCCTATCGTGATGGCAAAAGGGAAAGGAAGTAAACTTTATGATCTAGACGGAAATGAATACATTGATTATTTATTATCTTACGGGGCACTTATTCTAGGTCATGGCCACCCTGATGTACTTCATGCAGTTGAGAGCCAAATTAAAGAAGCCGGCACAACTATATTTGGTACACCGCATGAACTAGAAACCATAATGGCACAAACTTTAATTGATTTATATCCTGGAATTGAAATGGTTCGCTATACAAATTCAGGATTAGAAGCAACGCTTTTGGCTATTCGAATTGCTATGGCATACACAGGTAAAAAGAAGTTAGCAAAATTTGAAGGCCATTACCATGGCGGCTATGATCAAGTATTACTTAGTGTTAACCCAAACTTAAATAAAGCCGGAGAACCGCACCAACCTCAGGCGGTCCCTGAATCACCCGGAATTCCAGATTATTATGTTCAAAATACGATCATATTGCCATTTAATGATATAGAAGCAACAGAAAGTATTTTGCGTACACACAAAAGCGATATAGCAGCAGTTATTCTTGAACCAGTTCAAGGAGGATTCATTCCAGCTGAACCGGCATTTATGAAAAAACTCCGCAAGTTGACTGAAGAACTTGATATTGTGCTTATTTTCGATGAAGTAAAGACAGGTTTCCGAGTATCTCTAGGTGGGGCACAAGAAGTATATGGGGTTAAACCAGATTTAACCGCATTAGGAAAAGTGCTTGGTGGAGGATTTCCAATAGGAGCCGTCGGTGGGAAAAGGGATATCATGATGATTAGTGCACCAAATCGGGGGCGCGATCTTCTGGCTTTTGGAGAAGATAGTGATGTAAAGAAAGATCCTTTGTTTCACAGTGGTACTTACAATGGTCATCCAACCGTCTTGGCTGCAGGTTTAGCCACAATTAAAGCATTAAAACAAGACGGAGTAATGGATTTACTATTTAATAATACGAACATATTGCGACAACAATTAGAAACACTTTATCATTCTTATGGTTTTAAGATGCAAACAATTGGAATGGGAAGTATTTTCAACATAATTTTAACAGATAAGCCAATAAGAAATTACAGAGATATGTTTCACGCAGATATGACATTACGCAAAAAAATAGATTATGAGCTATTAAAGGCTGGTGTTTATATAAAACCGTTAAATCGCTATTCGATGTCTATCGTTCACGATGAAAAAGATATCGAGCGGACAATAGAAGCACACGAAATTGCTTTAAAAAACGCAACTAAATTATAA
- a CDS encoding cation:dicarboxylase symporter family transporter: MKTRFAFFILIAAILGAVFGYFFPEAGVAIKPLGDGFIRLIKMVVLPVIVSTLLVGITGVGDIKRMGRVGLKTIIWFELITTIILFIGLAVGNILKPGVGTNLKDLPKADISSISENTSVVMDGKTLILNIIPTNIVDALARSDLLAVIFFCVMFGIALVSIGDEAKPVIRILETISKASFRLVNMVMSVAPIGVFALMSATIGTYGISLLLPLMKLIGSAYFGLAVVLFVLFPLAALLLKIKITDVYKMVWDLMLIGASTGSTETVVPQLMERVEKFGVPKYISSFVIPSGMPLNSDGTTLYLSIAALFIAQAFGIEMSWSQQLIMILFFVVTSKGVAAVPSSSMVILLATGTAVGLPAEGVALILGVDRIIDMARTAINVIGHVFSSVAVAKWEGVFLPNAKENVNSVMNGEEQWSKAK, encoded by the coding sequence TTGAAAACTAGGTTTGCCTTCTTTATTCTGATTGCGGCTATCTTGGGGGCAGTTTTTGGCTATTTTTTCCCAGAGGCAGGAGTTGCTATTAAACCGTTAGGTGATGGATTTATTCGTTTGATTAAAATGGTTGTTCTACCGGTTATTGTATCTACTCTTTTAGTTGGTATTACTGGGGTTGGAGATATAAAGAGAATGGGACGGGTTGGCCTAAAAACAATCATTTGGTTTGAATTAATTACTACTATTATTTTATTTATTGGTTTAGCTGTAGGTAACATATTAAAACCTGGTGTCGGGACAAACTTAAAAGATTTACCCAAAGCGGATATTTCCTCTATTTCAGAGAATACTTCCGTTGTTATGGATGGCAAAACATTAATTTTAAATATTATTCCGACTAATATTGTCGATGCACTTGCCAGAAGCGATCTCCTCGCAGTTATTTTCTTTTGTGTCATGTTTGGCATCGCTTTAGTAAGCATTGGAGACGAAGCAAAGCCAGTCATTCGAATTTTGGAAACGATTTCTAAAGCGTCCTTTAGGCTTGTAAATATGGTTATGTCGGTCGCTCCTATAGGTGTGTTTGCTCTTATGTCAGCAACTATTGGCACTTACGGTATTAGTTTGTTGTTACCATTAATGAAATTAATTGGTTCAGCTTATTTCGGGTTGGCAGTCGTTTTATTTGTTTTATTCCCGTTGGCAGCGCTTTTATTAAAAATAAAAATTACTGATGTTTATAAAATGGTTTGGGATTTGATGTTAATCGGAGCATCAACAGGCAGTACTGAGACGGTGGTTCCTCAATTAATGGAACGCGTAGAGAAATTCGGTGTTCCAAAGTACATTTCTTCATTCGTTATTCCTTCTGGCATGCCCCTAAATTCAGATGGTACAACACTGTATTTAAGTATTGCTGCTTTATTTATTGCGCAAGCTTTTGGAATTGAAATGAGCTGGTCTCAGCAACTAATTATGATATTATTTTTTGTTGTTACGAGTAAAGGAGTTGCAGCAGTACCTTCTTCATCTATGGTAATTCTCCTTGCAACAGGAACGGCTGTTGGCCTACCAGCTGAAGGTGTCGCCCTTATTTTAGGAGTCGATAGGATTATTGATATGGCAAGAACAGCGATTAATGTTATTGGTCATGTATTCTCTTCTGTAGCAGTGGCAAAATGGGAAGGTGTGTTTTTACCAAATGCAAAAGAGAATGTTAATTCGGTCATGAATGGAGAGGAACAATGGAGTAAAGCCAAATAA
- a CDS encoding MurR/RpiR family transcriptional regulator has protein sequence MSNIYQLIASKIPKMSKSQAKVAKYILENPNLVPFFTIGKLAEKTGVSEATIVRFANFLGYSGYPELQQYMQHSVQKQLTTVERLQMSHHVYEQEKGVYDIFQDDIHNIKSTMEQLDLDAFKQAVDSILKANRIYIVANRSATSLGIFLHYYLQIILNNVHILKSMETEVEKTYDLNEKDVVIGISFSRYTNSTIKMLSYGKKKGATTIAITDNLLSPLVPNADIVLTASSQMPTFIDSFVAPLSLINALITFIGKEKINDIQMKLETLEDIWDHFGIFYKEEL, from the coding sequence ATGTCCAATATATATCAACTTATTGCTAGTAAAATACCAAAAATGAGTAAATCTCAAGCAAAAGTGGCAAAGTATATTTTAGAAAACCCGAACTTAGTTCCGTTTTTTACCATAGGAAAGTTAGCCGAAAAAACAGGCGTTAGTGAAGCCACGATTGTCAGATTTGCGAATTTTCTCGGTTATTCTGGTTATCCTGAACTTCAGCAATATATGCAACATTCTGTTCAAAAACAGCTAACTACTGTAGAACGGCTTCAAATGTCTCATCATGTTTATGAACAAGAAAAAGGTGTATATGACATTTTTCAAGATGATATACATAACATAAAATCTACGATGGAGCAATTAGATTTGGACGCTTTTAAACAAGCGGTAGACTCTATACTAAAGGCCAATAGAATTTATATTGTTGCGAATCGAAGCGCGACATCGCTAGGCATATTTCTCCATTATTATTTGCAAATCATTTTAAATAATGTACACATTCTTAAATCGATGGAGACAGAAGTGGAAAAAACATATGATTTAAATGAAAAAGATGTAGTCATTGGAATAAGTTTTTCCAGATATACTAATAGTACTATAAAAATGTTATCATATGGAAAAAAGAAAGGGGCAACAACGATTGCGATCACGGATAATCTGCTTTCTCCTTTAGTTCCTAATGCTGATATAGTGCTAACCGCCTCTAGTCAAATGCCCACTTTTATCGATTCTTTTGTGGCCCCACTTAGTTTGATTAATGCACTTATTACTTTTATAGGGAAAGAAAAAATTAACGATATCCAAATGAAACTGGAAACATTGGAGGATATCTGGGATCACTTTGGGATTTTTTATAAAGAAGAATTATAA
- the infC gene encoding translation initiation factor IF-3: MRKKPWRWLVISKDFIINENIRAREVRLIDPNGEQLGIKSRQEALEIAARLNLDLVLVAPNAKPPVCRIMDYGKFRFEQQKKEKEARKKQKVINVKEVRLSPTIEEHDFNTKLRNARKFLEKGDKVKATIRFKGRAITHKEIGQRVLERFSEACSDIGVVETAPKMDGRSMFLVLAPKNDK; this comes from the coding sequence ATTCGGAAAAAACCTTGGAGGTGGCTGGTTATTAGCAAAGATTTTATTATTAACGAAAACATTCGTGCACGCGAAGTCCGCTTAATTGACCCAAATGGCGAACAATTGGGGATTAAATCTCGCCAAGAGGCGCTTGAAATTGCCGCAAGATTAAATCTTGACTTAGTCCTTGTGGCGCCGAACGCCAAACCGCCGGTATGCCGCATTATGGACTACGGCAAATTCCGCTTCGAGCAGCAAAAGAAAGAAAAAGAAGCGCGCAAAAAGCAAAAAGTAATCAACGTCAAGGAAGTGCGCTTAAGCCCGACGATCGAGGAGCACGACTTCAATACGAAGCTCCGCAATGCACGCAAATTCCTTGAAAAAGGCGATAAAGTAAAAGCGACAATCCGCTTTAAAGGACGGGCGATTACGCATAAGGAAATTGGTCAACGCGTCCTTGAACGTTTTTCCGAAGCATGTTCCGACATCGGCGTCGTCGAAACGGCACCGAAAATGGACGGACGGAGCATGTTTTTAGTACTGGCACCGAAAAACGACAAATAA
- the rpmI gene encoding 50S ribosomal protein L35, which translates to MPKMKTHRGAAKRFKKTGTGKLKRGHAYTSHLFASKTQKQKRKLRKATLVSPGDFKRIRQLLDNLK; encoded by the coding sequence ATGCCAAAAATGAAAACTCATCGCGGCGCTGCAAAGCGTTTTAAAAAGACTGGTACAGGTAAATTAAAACGCGGTCATGCTTATACAAGCCACTTATTTGCAAGCAAAACGCAAAAACAAAAACGCAAACTTCGCAAAGCAACGCTCGTATCTCCTGGCGATTTCAAACGCATTCGCCAATTGCTTGACAACCTGAAATAA
- the rplT gene encoding 50S ribosomal protein L20: MPRVKGGTVTRRRRKKILKLAKGYFGSKHALYRVANQQVMKSLMYAYRDRRQRKRDFRKLWITRINAAARMHGLSYSRFMHGLKLAGVEVNRKMLADLAVNDQAAFAQLAELAKSKLQ; this comes from the coding sequence ATGCCACGTGTTAAAGGTGGAACAGTGACGCGCAGACGTCGCAAAAAAATCCTGAAGTTGGCAAAAGGTTACTTTGGATCGAAGCATGCTTTATATAGAGTCGCGAACCAACAAGTAATGAAATCATTAATGTATGCATATCGCGATCGCCGTCAACGGAAGCGCGATTTCCGCAAACTTTGGATTACGCGCATCAACGCGGCAGCGCGCATGCACGGTCTTTCCTACAGCCGTTTTATGCACGGTTTGAAATTAGCGGGAGTAGAAGTAAACCGCAAAATGTTGGCGGACTTGGCGGTAAATGACCAAGCTGCGTTTGCCCAACTTGCAGAACTTGCAAAAAGCAAGCTTCAATAA